A single Candidatus Deferrimicrobiaceae bacterium DNA region contains:
- a CDS encoding aspartate kinase, translated as MALIVQKYGGTSVGTIEKIKNVARRAARSHDEGNQVVVVVSAMSGETNRLLGLAAQLSEIPNERELDVVASTGEQVTIGLLAIALTEMGYKARSFTGSQIPIETDSAYVKARIKKIGHKAIMDTLKEGGIAVVAGFQGIDETGSITTLGRGGSDTSAVAVAAALKADVCEIYTDVDGVYTTDPNICEDARKLDKISFEEMLELASLGAKVLQIRSVEFGMKYGVRIHVRSSFNDNPGTIVTNEEEIMETAVVSGVAFSKNEAKITIVRVPDKPGIAAKIFKPLNDANIVVDVILQNVSVTGFTDITFTVVRSDYKKAMQVIEGVAKEIGAAEVVGDDKIAKVSIVGMAMRSHSGVAMKLFETLSSEGINILGISTSEIKISVLIEEKYTELAVRVLHAAFGLGAAKA; from the coding sequence ATGGCACTGATAGTCCAGAAGTATGGCGGCACGTCGGTCGGAACGATCGAGAAGATCAAGAACGTCGCCAGGCGGGCGGCGCGCTCCCACGACGAAGGGAACCAGGTCGTCGTCGTTGTTTCCGCCATGTCCGGGGAGACCAACCGGCTCCTGGGCCTGGCAGCCCAGCTTTCCGAGATCCCCAACGAGCGGGAACTCGACGTCGTCGCATCCACGGGCGAACAGGTGACGATCGGCCTTCTCGCGATCGCCCTGACCGAGATGGGCTACAAGGCCAGGTCGTTCACCGGCTCCCAGATCCCGATCGAGACCGACTCCGCCTACGTCAAGGCCCGCATCAAGAAAATCGGCCACAAAGCCATCATGGACACGCTCAAGGAAGGCGGCATCGCCGTCGTCGCCGGCTTCCAGGGAATCGACGAGACCGGGTCGATCACGACGCTTGGGCGGGGCGGTTCCGATACCAGTGCGGTCGCGGTCGCCGCGGCACTCAAGGCCGATGTTTGCGAAATCTACACCGACGTCGATGGCGTCTATACGACCGACCCGAACATCTGCGAGGATGCACGCAAGCTCGACAAGATCTCGTTCGAAGAGATGCTCGAGCTGGCCAGTCTCGGCGCCAAGGTGCTCCAGATCCGGTCGGTCGAGTTCGGGATGAAATACGGGGTCCGGATCCACGTCCGGTCCTCGTTCAACGATAATCCGGGTACGATCGTGACCAACGAGGAGGAGATCATGGAAACGGCAGTGGTGTCGGGGGTTGCATTCAGCAAGAACGAAGCGAAGATCACCATCGTCAGGGTGCCCGACAAGCCGGGAATCGCCGCGAAGATCTTCAAGCCGCTCAACGACGCCAACATCGTCGTCGACGTAATCCTCCAGAACGTCTCCGTCACCGGCTTCACCGACATCACCTTTACGGTCGTCCGATCCGACTACAAGAAGGCGATGCAGGTGATCGAGGGCGTCGCAAAAGAGATCGGCGCCGCCGAGGTCGTGGGGGACGACAAGATCGCCAAGGTGTCGATCGTCGGCATGGCGATGCGTTCCCACTCGGGCGTGGCCATGAAGCTCTTCGAGACGCTTTCTTCCGAGGGGATCAACATTCTCGGCATCTCGACCTCCGAGATCAAGATCTCGGTCCTGATCGAAGAGAAATACACAGAGCTCGCGGTCCGTGTCCTGCACGCCGCCTTCGGGTTGGGTGCGGCGAAAGCCTAG
- the tsaE gene encoding tRNA (adenosine(37)-N6)-threonylcarbamoyltransferase complex ATPase subunit type 1 TsaE has protein sequence MTVVLNSGSPEDTFEIGRLLGETLASGDVVLLQGDLGAGKTLFCKGMARGLGIDPAVVTSPTFMIVSEHRGRLAFHHIDAYRLSTPEEGISAGLEDIIGTAGVSAIEWPDNVAKLLPNGCLRVTFLASGDAGRILTLAFPNAPRFQPFFEQCKRFLTGG, from the coding sequence ATGACTGTCGTCCTGAATTCCGGGTCGCCCGAAGATACCTTCGAGATCGGGCGATTGCTGGGCGAGACGCTGGCGTCCGGGGATGTCGTCCTCCTGCAAGGCGACCTTGGCGCCGGGAAGACTTTATTCTGCAAGGGAATGGCGCGCGGCCTCGGCATCGATCCCGCGGTCGTCACGAGCCCGACATTCATGATCGTCTCCGAGCACCGAGGACGCCTCGCTTTTCACCATATCGACGCCTATCGGCTGTCCACGCCCGAGGAGGGAATCTCCGCGGGGCTCGAGGACATCATCGGGACCGCGGGGGTGTCCGCCATCGAGTGGCCCGATAATGTGGCGAAGCTGTTGCCAAACGGCTGTTTACGGGTTACATTTCTGGCTTCGGGCGACGCCGGCCGGATCCTGACGCTCGCGTTCCCGAATGCCCCCAGATTCCAGCCATTTTTTGAGCAATGCAAACGCTTTCTCACAGGAGGTTGA